Proteins from one Deinococcus actinosclerus genomic window:
- a CDS encoding PIN/TRAM domain-containing protein, producing the protein MLLIRVVTMLLGLLLGFLAGRGLATTQTEELGMVNTLSLMLAGMLTALLLAPRVENVGQRAAARFTRWYAQLSPRSVAAATFGLIVALLVSVLLSSLLRTVPFYTWIWNLVVTAVLGVFFVSFALRNAESFGLLAFPQVRRKPGSKLLDSNVIIDGRIVELLRSGFLEGELVVPAFILRELQTLSDHHDAQKRTRGKRGLAVLEDLRALRPLRIEDWDDPALPTTDDKLIRLARESGARIVTNDSNLGKIARLHGVEILSIHEAAVALKPQVQAGDHLTVTISKGGQQKNQGVGYLDDGTMVVVEDAIKFRGKPTRVVVVNNVQTNVGRMIFAKLESEEGAA; encoded by the coding sequence GTGCTCTTGATTCGTGTCGTCACCATGCTGCTGGGGCTGCTGCTGGGATTCCTGGCCGGGCGGGGGCTGGCGACCACCCAGACCGAGGAACTCGGCATGGTCAATACCCTCAGCCTCATGCTGGCTGGGATGCTCACCGCCCTGCTGCTGGCGCCCCGGGTGGAAAATGTGGGGCAGCGGGCCGCGGCGCGGTTCACCCGCTGGTACGCCCAGCTGTCGCCCCGCTCGGTGGCCGCCGCGACCTTCGGCCTGATCGTGGCGCTGCTCGTCAGCGTGCTGCTCAGCAGCCTGCTGCGGACGGTACCGTTCTACACCTGGATCTGGAATCTGGTCGTGACGGCGGTGCTGGGCGTGTTCTTCGTGTCCTTCGCGCTGCGCAACGCCGAGAGTTTCGGCCTGCTGGCCTTCCCGCAGGTGCGCCGCAAGCCGGGCAGCAAGCTGCTCGACAGCAACGTGATCATCGATGGACGCATCGTGGAGCTGCTGCGCAGCGGATTCCTGGAAGGCGAACTGGTCGTGCCGGCCTTCATCCTGCGTGAACTCCAGACCCTCTCCGATCACCACGACGCGCAGAAACGCACGCGCGGCAAACGCGGCCTCGCGGTGCTGGAGGACCTGCGCGCCCTACGGCCCCTGCGCATCGAGGACTGGGACGACCCGGCCCTGCCCACCACGGACGACAAACTCATCCGGCTGGCCCGTGAGAGCGGCGCGCGGATCGTCACGAACGACAGCAACCTCGGCAAGATCGCCCGGCTGCACGGCGTGGAGATCCTCAGCATCCACGAGGCGGCGGTGGCCCTCAAGCCCCAGGTGCAGGCCGGCGATCACCTGACTGTCACCATCAGCAAGGGCGGCCAGCAGAAGAACCAGGGCGTCGGGTACCTCGACGACGGCACCATGGTGGTGGTCGAGGACGCCATCAAGTTCCGGGGCAAGCCCACCCGCGTGGTGGTCGTGAACAACGTACAGACCAACGTGGGCCGCATGATCTTCGCCAAACTCGAGAGCGAGGAAGGCGCCGCCTGA
- a CDS encoding GNAT family N-acetyltransferase: MLLDMGFVEDEAELAARFPAFCVHPEWVVLGAFRDGVLLGYAAAQDYGPHLRSGNSHRTAKLHDLYTAPDARGQGVGRTLMRGIEAWAQARGARYLFWYANLREATPAYERMGYMPGAEVQEGYRFFEVDFSERTARQPHPERGS, from the coding sequence ATGCTGCTCGATATGGGCTTCGTGGAGGACGAAGCCGAGCTGGCAGCGCGCTTTCCGGCGTTTTGCGTGCATCCGGAGTGGGTGGTACTGGGCGCCTTCCGGGACGGGGTGCTGCTGGGGTACGCGGCGGCGCAGGACTACGGGCCGCACCTTCGATCCGGGAACAGTCACCGCACGGCGAAACTTCACGACCTGTACACGGCGCCTGACGCTCGGGGTCAGGGCGTGGGCCGGACGTTGATGCGTGGTATAGAGGCGTGGGCGCAGGCGCGGGGCGCGCGGTACCTGTTCTGGTACGCCAACCTGCGGGAGGCGACGCCCGCCTATGAACGCATGGGGTACATGCCGGGCGCGGAGGTGCAGGAGGGCTACCGATTCTTCGAGGTGGACTTCAGTGAGCGAACGGCCCGCCAGCCGCACCCGGAGCGCGGCTCGTGA
- the thrS gene encoding threonine--tRNA ligase: MHVILPDGKQLELQPGATALDAAAAIGPRLAQDALAATANGELVDLMTPLPDGANITLITKKNPADAAPLFRHSLGHVMSQAVGEYYKGKGYGADAIKRGVGPSIENGWYQDFDLPEPLKEEDLPEIEKIMRDIIARGLDFQRREISRAEGLAQFPHDPYKQELIAGLPEDEPITFYTQGDYTDLCRGPHFPNTGKLPGAFKLMSTSGAYWRGNEKNPILQRVYGVAFATQKELDAYLHQLEEAKRRDHRKLGRELELFTIDPLVGKGLPLWLPNGTVLREELTSFMKEQQFQRGYQGVITPNIGNLDLYRTSGHYEKYSDGQFRPIEVDDEEYMLKPMNCPHHVRIYASKPRSYRDLPVRLAEFGTVYRYEQSGELNGLTRVRGFTQDDAHLFVRPDQLKKEFLDVLDLTVLVLKTFGMNEVRFRVGTRDPESDKYVGDEANWTLAERQIIEAVEEVGLPYTIEPGDAAFYGPKLDFVVKDVLGREWQLGTIQVDYNLPERFDISYVGEDGQDHRPIMIHRAPFGSIERFTGILIEHYAGDFPLWLAPRQVMIIPIADRHNDYAWQLRDELHQAGLRAEVDDSSNRMNAKVRTAELSKIPVMLIVGDKEQEGREVSVRERTPDGHKERKGVAFDDLKNELLTRYRTRS, from the coding sequence ATGCACGTAATCCTTCCCGACGGTAAACAACTTGAACTTCAACCCGGCGCGACCGCGCTGGACGCCGCCGCCGCCATCGGCCCGCGCCTCGCGCAGGACGCCCTGGCCGCCACCGCGAACGGAGAACTGGTCGACCTGATGACGCCCCTGCCCGACGGAGCGAACATCACCCTGATCACGAAGAAGAACCCGGCCGACGCCGCGCCGCTGTTCCGGCACTCGCTGGGCCACGTCATGAGCCAGGCGGTCGGCGAGTACTACAAAGGAAAAGGCTACGGCGCGGACGCCATCAAGCGCGGCGTGGGCCCCAGCATCGAGAACGGCTGGTACCAGGACTTCGACCTGCCCGAACCCCTCAAGGAAGAGGACCTGCCCGAGATCGAGAAGATCATGCGCGACATCATCGCGCGCGGCCTGGACTTCCAGCGGCGCGAGATCAGCCGGGCCGAGGGCCTCGCGCAGTTCCCCCACGACCCGTACAAACAGGAACTCATCGCGGGCCTGCCCGAGGACGAGCCCATCACGTTCTACACGCAGGGCGACTACACCGACCTGTGCCGCGGGCCGCACTTCCCGAACACCGGGAAGCTGCCCGGCGCGTTCAAGCTCATGAGCACGTCGGGCGCGTACTGGCGCGGCAACGAGAAGAACCCGATCCTCCAGCGCGTGTACGGCGTGGCGTTCGCCACCCAGAAGGAACTCGACGCGTACCTGCACCAGCTGGAGGAAGCCAAGCGCCGCGACCACCGCAAACTCGGCCGCGAATTGGAACTCTTCACCATCGACCCACTGGTCGGCAAGGGCCTGCCGCTGTGGCTGCCGAACGGCACGGTGCTGCGCGAGGAACTGACCAGCTTCATGAAGGAACAGCAGTTCCAGCGCGGCTACCAGGGCGTCATCACGCCCAACATCGGCAACCTCGACCTGTACCGCACGAGCGGGCACTACGAGAAGTACTCCGACGGTCAGTTCCGCCCCATCGAGGTGGACGACGAGGAGTACATGCTCAAGCCCATGAACTGCCCGCACCACGTGCGCATCTACGCCAGCAAACCCCGCTCCTACCGCGACCTGCCGGTGCGCCTCGCCGAGTTCGGCACGGTGTACCGCTACGAGCAGAGCGGCGAACTGAACGGCCTGACCCGCGTGCGCGGCTTCACGCAGGACGACGCGCACCTGTTCGTCCGCCCCGACCAGCTGAAGAAGGAATTCCTGGACGTCCTCGACCTCACGGTCCTCGTGCTGAAGACCTTCGGCATGAACGAGGTGCGCTTCCGCGTCGGCACCCGCGACCCCGAGAGCGACAAGTACGTCGGCGACGAGGCCAACTGGACCCTCGCCGAGCGGCAGATCATCGAGGCGGTCGAGGAAGTCGGCCTGCCCTACACCATCGAACCCGGCGACGCGGCCTTCTACGGTCCCAAACTCGACTTTGTCGTCAAGGACGTCCTGGGTCGCGAATGGCAGCTCGGCACCATCCAGGTGGACTACAACCTCCCCGAACGCTTCGACATCAGCTACGTCGGCGAGGACGGCCAGGACCACCGCCCCATCATGATCCACCGCGCCCCCTTCGGCAGCATCGAACGCTTCACCGGCATCCTCATTGAGCACTACGCCGGAGACTTCCCCCTGTGGCTCGCGCCCAGGCAGGTCATGATCATCCCCATCGCCGACCGCCACAACGACTACGCTTGGCAGCTGCGTGACGAACTGCATCAGGCAGGCCTGCGCGCCGAGGTCGACGATTCGTCAAACCGCATGAACGCCAAGGTCCGCACCGCCGAACTGAGCAAGATCCCCGTCATGCTCATCGTCGGCGACAAGGAACAGGAAGGCCGCGAGGTCAGCGTCCGCGAACGCACCCCCGACGGCCACAAGGAACGCAAAGGCGTCGCCTTCGACGACCTCAAAAACGAATTGCTCACGCGGTACAGGACCCGCAGCTGA
- a CDS encoding PadR family transcriptional regulator, translated as MQSSGADGNLLRGTLDFLLLASLEHGPLYGLRIIQDVQQKTGGHFNFKEGTLYPALHRLEKRGLIHAEKRPSDAGGPPRKYYHLTPTGLSELQRQRDAQRAHASAMRPYLEFA; from the coding sequence ATGCAAAGTAGTGGAGCGGATGGCAACCTGCTGCGCGGCACACTGGACTTCCTGCTGCTCGCCAGTCTCGAACACGGGCCCCTCTACGGCCTACGGATCATCCAGGACGTCCAGCAGAAGACCGGCGGACACTTCAACTTCAAGGAAGGCACCCTCTACCCCGCCCTGCACCGCCTGGAGAAACGCGGCCTGATCCACGCCGAGAAGCGCCCCAGCGACGCGGGCGGCCCACCACGCAAGTACTACCACCTCACCCCCACCGGCCTGAGCGAACTGCAACGCCAGCGTGACGCCCAGCGTGCCCACGCCAGCGCCATGCGCCCCTACCTGGAGTTCGCATGA
- a CDS encoding AAA family ATPase: MRPLKLDIQGFTAFRQFTSLDFGDLELFALVGPTGSGKSSLLDAMTFALYGQTARLGASGLDALISQGERGLSAALTFEVGGVTYRASRTKGRRQAENEVRFERLDDDGRWTNLSDGGMKVINERIRRVLGLDFRNFARSVMLPQGEFSRVLHGTGKERQALLGELTGLDHVAAMQRVASDRAKELKHEAGSLNAVLEGEYAGVTPEALAGLRVERERTDADAERLTDERERLTGQQLRLREQERVWKAREDTARRLTSLEARAQGVQEGAARAARARRVAGVLPLLDAAERARIAAAREAGELRGAQAAADSAEQAAQGAAATLEAAQAAEARIPELEARAEALRDAENDVARLRRAGGKPDATHAQPLPWDEDAFLAAREGAQRAEKARQERVLVQTERVSLKAALDRFASEERLQTQETAEQERVKREGTDAKAALEAAQAALEAARLEAGLASYRAHLHVGDDCPLCGQTVTALPDAPRAELGAQQAQVEALTRTLDERRTRFTDLRAALKARQAWLDEKRAEYRNWDEQLTARETDLRAAEGLVTGDPQSDMARLLAGLAARVRAAGPDPARARQAALAEITALRSRVQDAQATLARAQGDLAAAGATLRGVQANAARRAQEAQEAQASLDAALRDLNLDAAQARAAALPENDIAALETAARTHEADVAQLRSALADLDRQLGAAPFDPAHLAQVTRDLTATDAALTAAREQAGRLAEQERQLRERLERKADIHARAQAASRALDTWQTLTNSLKANEFQQFLLAEIEAQLLTRAGILLFEISDGRYRLALQDGEYVVQDLWNAGEVRGVKTLSGGETFLASLSLAIALSDYLAGNRVLGALFLDEGFGTLDPQALEAVANALENLRTQGRMVGVVTHVESLSERLPSRLLVTKSVAGSSVHRFDL; the protein is encoded by the coding sequence ATGAGGCCCCTCAAGCTCGATATTCAGGGCTTCACGGCGTTCCGGCAGTTCACGAGTCTGGATTTCGGGGATCTGGAACTGTTCGCGCTGGTGGGGCCGACGGGGAGCGGGAAGAGCAGTCTGCTGGACGCGATGACGTTCGCGCTGTACGGGCAGACGGCGCGGCTGGGCGCGTCGGGGCTGGACGCGCTGATCTCGCAGGGCGAGCGGGGCCTGTCGGCGGCGCTGACCTTCGAGGTGGGCGGCGTGACGTACCGCGCGTCGCGCACGAAGGGGCGGCGGCAGGCGGAGAACGAGGTGCGCTTCGAGCGGCTGGATGACGATGGCCGCTGGACGAACCTGTCCGACGGTGGGATGAAGGTCATCAACGAGCGCATCCGGCGGGTGCTGGGCCTGGACTTCCGGAATTTCGCGCGCAGCGTGATGCTGCCGCAGGGGGAGTTCTCGCGCGTGCTGCACGGCACCGGGAAGGAACGGCAGGCGCTGCTGGGCGAGCTGACGGGGCTGGATCACGTGGCGGCCATGCAGCGCGTCGCGTCCGACCGGGCGAAGGAACTCAAGCACGAGGCCGGGAGCCTGAACGCCGTGCTGGAGGGCGAGTACGCGGGCGTGACGCCCGAGGCGCTGGCCGGACTGCGGGTCGAGCGCGAGCGGACGGACGCGGACGCCGAGCGGCTGACCGACGAGCGCGAACGCCTGACCGGCCAGCAGCTGCGTCTGCGCGAGCAGGAGCGGGTGTGGAAGGCGCGCGAGGACACCGCCCGGCGCCTGACGTCGCTGGAGGCCCGCGCGCAGGGCGTGCAGGAGGGCGCGGCGCGGGCGGCGCGGGCGCGGCGCGTGGCGGGCGTGCTGCCGCTGCTGGACGCCGCCGAGCGGGCACGGATCGCCGCGGCGCGCGAGGCGGGCGAGTTGCGGGGCGCGCAGGCTGCCGCCGACTCGGCGGAACAGGCCGCGCAGGGGGCCGCCGCGACCCTGGAGGCCGCCCAGGCCGCCGAGGCCCGCATTCCGGAGCTGGAGGCCCGCGCCGAGGCCCTGCGCGACGCCGAGAATGACGTGGCGAGGCTGCGCCGCGCGGGCGGGAAGCCGGACGCCACGCACGCCCAGCCGCTCCCCTGGGACGAGGACGCCTTCCTCGCCGCCCGTGAGGGCGCGCAACGCGCCGAGAAGGCCCGGCAGGAGCGGGTGCTCGTGCAGACCGAGCGGGTCAGCCTGAAGGCCGCCCTGGACCGTTTCGCCAGCGAGGAACGCCTTCAGACGCAGGAAACGGCCGAGCAGGAGCGCGTGAAGCGCGAGGGCACCGACGCGAAGGCGGCGCTGGAGGCCGCACAGGCCGCGCTGGAGGCCGCGCGGCTGGAGGCGGGTCTGGCGTCGTACCGCGCTCACCTGCACGTCGGGGACGACTGCCCCCTGTGCGGGCAGACCGTGACGGCGCTTCCGGACGCCCCACGCGCCGAGCTGGGCGCGCAGCAGGCGCAGGTGGAGGCCCTGACCCGCACGCTCGACGAGCGGCGCACGCGCTTCACGGACCTGCGCGCCGCGCTGAAGGCCCGGCAGGCGTGGCTGGATGAGAAACGCGCCGAGTACCGCAACTGGGACGAGCAGCTCACCGCCCGCGAGACCGACCTGCGCGCCGCCGAAGGCCTGGTGACGGGCGACCCGCAGTCGGACATGGCCCGGCTGCTGGCCGGACTGGCGGCCCGCGTCCGCGCCGCCGGACCCGATCCGGCCCGCGCGCGGCAGGCGGCCCTGGCCGAGATCACGGCCCTGCGCTCGCGCGTGCAGGACGCCCAGGCGACCCTGGCCCGCGCGCAGGGCGACCTCGCCGCCGCCGGGGCAACCCTGCGGGGCGTGCAGGCGAACGCCGCGCGCCGCGCGCAGGAGGCGCAGGAGGCGCAGGCCAGCCTGGACGCCGCCCTGCGTGACCTGAACCTGGACGCCGCGCAGGCCCGCGCCGCCGCCCTGCCCGAGAACGACATCGCCGCGCTGGAAACCGCCGCCCGCACCCACGAGGCGGACGTGGCGCAGCTGCGCTCGGCGCTGGCCGATCTGGACCGGCAGCTGGGCGCCGCCCCCTTCGACCCGGCGCACCTCGCGCAGGTCACCCGCGACCTGACCGCCACCGACGCCGCCCTGACCGCCGCGCGCGAGCAGGCCGGGCGACTCGCGGAGCAGGAACGGCAGCTGCGTGAACGCCTGGAGCGCAAGGCGGACATCCACGCCCGCGCGCAGGCCGCGTCGCGCGCACTGGACACCTGGCAGACCCTCACGAACAGCCTCAAGGCGAACGAGTTCCAGCAGTTCCTCCTCGCGGAGATCGAGGCGCAGCTCCTGACCCGCGCGGGCATCCTGCTGTTTGAAATCAGCGACGGCCGCTACCGCCTGGCCCTCCAGGACGGCGAGTACGTCGTGCAGGACCTGTGGAACGCGGGCGAGGTGCGTGGCGTGAAGACCCTCTCGGGCGGCGAGACGTTCCTCGCCTCGCTGTCGCTGGCGATCGCCCTGAGCGACTACCTCGCGGGGAACCGCGTCCTGGGCGCGCTCTTCCTCGACGAGGGCTTCGGCACCCTTGACCCGCAGGCGCTGGAAGCGGTCGCGAACGCCCTGGAGAACCTGCGCACGCAGGGCCGCATGGTGGGCGTCGTGACCCACGTCGAGAGCCTCTCCGAGCGCCTCCCCAGCCGCCTTCTCGTCACCAAGAGCGTGGCAGGGAGCAGCGTGCACCGCTTCGACCTGTAA
- a CDS encoding GNAT family N-acetyltransferase produces MILTTHVTPRADLTPDLEAQLRTLLIAAYPPFADFWARSSYWGSEPEWHLWLADPAGVPAAQLGCGRRVAEVGGREVTLVGVGGVATHPVVQRQGVGRRLLRELHAFLLTQPDVEFAFLQCREEVVPFYECGGFVRVPSPAQYLDPDEGEWVMDTGPTLILPVHAALAEWPAGETVNLRGTPW; encoded by the coding sequence GTGATCCTGACCACTCACGTCACGCCCCGCGCGGACCTGACCCCGGACCTGGAGGCGCAGCTGCGGACGCTGCTGATCGCTGCCTACCCGCCCTTCGCGGACTTCTGGGCGCGCAGTTCGTACTGGGGCAGCGAACCCGAATGGCACCTGTGGCTGGCCGACCCGGCAGGCGTGCCCGCAGCGCAGCTGGGGTGCGGGCGGCGCGTGGCGGAGGTCGGCGGGCGCGAGGTGACGCTGGTGGGCGTCGGTGGGGTCGCCACGCACCCCGTGGTTCAGCGCCAGGGCGTGGGCCGCCGCCTGCTGCGTGAGCTGCATGCTTTCCTGCTCACCCAGCCGGACGTGGAGTTCGCGTTCCTCCAGTGCCGCGAGGAGGTCGTCCCGTTCTACGAGTGTGGCGGTTTCGTCCGCGTGCCCAGTCCCGCGCAGTACCTTGACCCGGACGAGGGAGAGTGGGTCATGGACACCGGGCCTACCCTGATCCTCCCGGTGCACGCGGCCCTGGCCGAGTGGCCGGCGGGGGAGACCGTGAACCTGCGTGGAACGCCCTGGTAG
- a CDS encoding permease prefix domain 1-containing protein gives MTPEQDYVRRATRGLNGQARQATQAELLDHLTERTRQLTLTGLSPEQARAQAMQELGAPATVARSLRREQGFTTAGQLTLGTLIGLTLLISLTARLYAQGNEFVSTTINRVLFTEGSGWVDPCLNRANCISLYTDAPLTLEDARQANLIRLNGANRYLEGSGIQVRGLLRKSLTLKGYASQPIHPVEVGRDGHPGTQKGYLNLPSSLNSAAQQGWPVQLSGDGLNMTVNVAGQPLRLTDQLGMQVIETYLQQFLDQHLKTGVVGTVPVRPSTFVQVNGWAFPFSRAPKSTPVLSLKVPDPQGLYAVVSFVPEHSNQQWTSLPALRALHVPVEADHLNVPMFDLRDAPPALNLVNSREHFLTQVRAGHATAMLIEVPRDLHAAADIGIVKELERTLILKTGTSPDAP, from the coding sequence ATGACCCCCGAACAGGACTACGTCCGCAGGGCCACCCGCGGCCTGAACGGCCAGGCCCGCCAGGCCACGCAGGCCGAACTCCTCGATCACCTCACCGAACGCACCCGGCAACTCACCCTGACCGGCCTCAGTCCCGAGCAAGCCCGCGCGCAGGCCATGCAGGAACTCGGTGCGCCTGCCACCGTCGCCCGCAGCCTGCGCCGTGAACAGGGATTCACGACCGCCGGGCAGCTGACACTGGGCACCCTGATAGGCCTGACGCTGCTGATCAGTCTGACCGCCCGCCTGTATGCCCAGGGCAACGAGTTCGTGTCCACCACCATCAACCGGGTACTGTTCACGGAAGGAAGCGGCTGGGTCGACCCTTGCCTGAATCGCGCCAACTGCATCAGTCTCTACACTGACGCGCCCCTGACTCTGGAAGACGCCCGGCAGGCCAACCTCATTCGACTCAACGGCGCCAACAGGTACCTGGAAGGCAGCGGCATTCAGGTACGCGGTCTGTTGCGCAAATCCTTGACCTTGAAGGGCTACGCCAGCCAGCCCATCCACCCCGTTGAAGTCGGCCGCGATGGGCACCCGGGTACCCAGAAGGGCTACCTGAACCTGCCCAGCTCCCTGAATAGCGCGGCCCAGCAGGGTTGGCCGGTGCAACTCAGTGGGGACGGCCTGAACATGACTGTGAACGTCGCAGGTCAGCCCCTGCGCTTGACCGACCAGCTCGGCATGCAGGTGATAGAGACTTACCTTCAGCAGTTCCTAGATCAGCACCTGAAAACAGGAGTGGTCGGTACTGTCCCTGTGCGCCCCTCAACCTTCGTGCAGGTGAACGGCTGGGCATTTCCCTTCTCCCGCGCTCCCAAGTCGACGCCGGTGCTGTCACTGAAGGTGCCGGATCCTCAAGGACTCTACGCCGTGGTTAGCTTCGTCCCTGAACATTCCAACCAGCAGTGGACTTCTCTGCCTGCCCTGCGCGCCCTGCACGTTCCGGTAGAGGCAGACCACCTGAACGTTCCCATGTTCGATCTGAGAGATGCACCCCCAGCACTGAACCTCGTCAACTCCCGCGAGCACTTCCTGACGCAGGTCAGGGCAGGACATGCTACCGCCATGCTGATCGAGGTCCCCCGAGATCTGCATGCAGCAGCGGACATAGGCATCGTGAAAGAGCTGGAACGCACCCTGATCCTGAAAACAGGAACGTCCCCTGATGCACCCTGA
- a CDS encoding DsbA family protein — translation MSIPRPVRLLPVLVASVLVSSAGAQLLGTPAQTLAQPVLKGMAVSGNVARQGTTTITLDTAGGYVVGVLTDAASLDDLARGVGAGWGLDAANLPKLKGNLSNPQLLTAARAGFVDLTDDAGTDLIALKVTGEGSATRYQAYVAVNIWPDSAFPATKAVTGTATAPVTLRVFSDFQCPYCKQMWDTAMPAWRKDSATYRVMHYEFPLSFHRNAQGAAEASECALAQGKFWPFADQLFANYQSWTPLDPKDAPAKYAGYAKAAGLDTAAFKACVGQRTFRSSVEAQVQAGLKVNVQGTPTVYLNGLKLSNYADAQEVARARAVTTAQPSAASLIEERLKLFR, via the coding sequence GTGAGCATTCCGCGCCCCGTCCGTCTGCTGCCCGTCCTTGTCGCCTCTGTGCTGGTGTCCAGCGCCGGCGCGCAGCTCCTCGGCACACCCGCCCAGACGCTCGCGCAACCGGTCCTGAAGGGCATGGCGGTCAGTGGCAACGTGGCTCGGCAGGGAACGACCACCATCACCCTGGACACGGCCGGCGGGTACGTGGTGGGAGTACTGACCGACGCGGCGTCCCTGGACGACCTGGCGCGCGGCGTGGGCGCGGGCTGGGGGCTGGACGCCGCGAACCTGCCGAAACTTAAGGGCAATCTCAGCAATCCGCAGCTGCTCACGGCGGCCCGCGCTGGCTTCGTCGATCTGACGGACGACGCCGGGACCGACCTGATCGCCCTGAAGGTCACCGGCGAGGGCAGCGCCACGCGCTACCAGGCGTACGTGGCCGTGAACATCTGGCCGGACAGCGCCTTCCCGGCGACGAAGGCCGTGACCGGGACAGCGACGGCGCCGGTCACCTTGCGGGTGTTCAGCGACTTCCAGTGCCCGTACTGCAAGCAGATGTGGGACACGGCGATGCCGGCGTGGCGCAAGGACAGCGCCACGTACCGCGTCATGCACTACGAGTTCCCGCTCTCGTTCCACCGGAACGCGCAGGGGGCGGCCGAGGCGAGTGAGTGCGCCCTGGCGCAGGGGAAATTCTGGCCGTTCGCGGATCAGCTGTTCGCCAACTACCAGAGCTGGACACCACTCGATCCGAAGGACGCGCCCGCCAAGTACGCGGGCTACGCCAAGGCGGCCGGGCTGGACACGGCGGCGTTCAAGGCATGCGTGGGCCAGCGGACGTTCAGGAGCAGCGTGGAGGCGCAGGTCCAGGCCGGCCTGAAGGTCAACGTGCAGGGTACGCCCACCGTCTACCTGAACGGCCTGAAGCTGTCGAACTACGCGGACGCGCAGGAGGTGGCGCGCGCCCGCGCGGTGACCACCGCGCAACCCTCGGCGGCCAGCCTGATCGAGGAGCGCCTGAAGCTCTTCCGCTGA